The Phycisphaeraceae bacterium genome includes a window with the following:
- a CDS encoding prepilin-type N-terminal cleavage/methylation domain-containing protein: protein MRGHRRGLTLMELLLAVSASAVIALAGTTVLTALTYAAEEQRDLRSVVGKSLAVGARVGAEVREAHAVLAVGDGFVVLWRGDADDDEQPSLAELVRIEAVESDQTLKAYGIADGVADVVYDLAVTDFATETENRIDGGSMVGLNWSRDVAGFELALDDADAQEARLVSYRVTFTAGTLSEVYASAACLRDGGL, encoded by the coding sequence ATGAGGGGTCATCGTCGCGGTTTGACGTTGATGGAGTTGTTGCTGGCGGTGTCGGCATCGGCGGTGATTGCGCTGGCGGGTACGACGGTGTTGACGGCGCTGACTTATGCGGCGGAGGAGCAGCGGGATCTGCGGTCGGTGGTGGGGAAGTCGTTGGCGGTGGGGGCGCGTGTGGGTGCGGAGGTCCGGGAGGCACATGCGGTGCTTGCTGTGGGTGACGGGTTTGTGGTGTTGTGGCGTGGGGATGCGGATGATGATGAGCAGCCGAGTCTGGCGGAGCTGGTTCGGATCGAGGCGGTGGAGTCGGATCAGACGTTGAAGGCGTATGGGATTGCGGACGGAGTGGCGGATGTTGTATATGACCTGGCGGTGACGGACTTTGCGACGGAGACGGAGAATCGGATCGATGGGGGGTCGATGGTGGGGTTGAACTGGTCGCGGGATGTGGCGGGGTTTGAGCTGGCGCTGGATGATGCGGATGCGCAGGAGGCACGCTTGGTGTCGTATCGGGTGACGTTTACGGCGGGGACGCTAAGTGAGGTTTATGCCTCGGCTGCGTGCCTGCGGGATGGAGGTTTGTGA
- a CDS encoding prepilin-type N-terminal cleavage/methylation domain-containing protein, giving the protein MRTLMRERVGRGGFTLLEVMIASTVLALITLALTQAMAAGHMQTRAALERARAMTLVEAMLEEVSVLGYPADPDAVVAPPVTRSLITDLKAYDGLTEEPGALVDHVGVLLPDAYQGYTRTVTILEGTTLAVADLGMTLNGLNVLVTVSLGDGRSWSAGRFVPDPDGGV; this is encoded by the coding sequence ATGCGGACATTGATGCGAGAGCGTGTTGGTCGGGGCGGGTTTACGTTGCTTGAGGTGATGATTGCCTCGACGGTGCTAGCGCTGATTACGTTGGCGTTGACGCAGGCGATGGCTGCGGGACATATGCAGACGCGGGCGGCATTGGAGCGGGCGCGGGCGATGACGTTGGTGGAGGCGATGTTGGAGGAGGTGTCGGTGCTGGGGTATCCGGCGGACCCGGATGCGGTGGTGGCTCCGCCGGTGACTCGGAGTCTGATCACGGATTTGAAGGCCTATGACGGTTTGACGGAGGAGCCTGGGGCGTTGGTGGATCATGTGGGGGTGCTGTTGCCGGATGCTTATCAGGGGTACACGCGGACGGTGACAATCCTTGAGGGCACGACGCTGGCGGTGGCTGATCTGGGGATGACGCTGAATGGGTTGAATGTGTTGGTGACGGTGTCGCTGGGGGATGGTCGGTCGTGGTCGGCGGGGCGGTTTGTGCCTGATCCGGATGGGGGTGTGTGA
- a CDS encoding Lrp/AsnC family transcriptional regulator — protein MTTQATPINVDDPVNAQVLAVSEDRIQGFVRDPFAAIARASGLDEDLVCERIRAMLEAGVIRRVRQTVLATSLAPGALVAWKVPADRLDATFDWMSQNDPFSGHVVIRSTDADSPGAAYRLWTTVKVPQGYDLDKHCAFLLKKTAAEAFKAMPAKKLFALGVGHVRRKGMEPGSRSDEPGRAMDAIPVELDALEWKTLPVLKDEFQPEEVHADPWSARAAKAGLSLEEFFAGADSLQVKGVIGRFSTFLEHHKKVAGQQRVASFNALFHWRVPAGREVETGKEVGRHHIMTHAYWREGGPEFNGVNIMGVAHGQEKDKVLAHKAAIDEHLLQAGIEVSYTNVFWGGRSEIKPSEILPDRYRAWCKGLGIDPGTMQA, from the coding sequence ATGACCACGCAAGCCACGCCGATCAACGTCGATGATCCTGTGAACGCTCAGGTTCTCGCCGTCTCTGAAGACCGCATCCAGGGTTTTGTCCGCGATCCGTTTGCAGCGATCGCCAGGGCTTCGGGCCTGGATGAAGACCTTGTCTGCGAGCGCATCCGCGCGATGCTCGAAGCCGGTGTCATCCGGCGGGTCCGCCAGACCGTTCTGGCCACCAGCCTTGCGCCCGGAGCGCTGGTGGCGTGGAAAGTGCCTGCGGACCGGCTTGATGCCACCTTCGACTGGATGTCGCAGAACGACCCGTTCTCGGGACACGTGGTGATCCGTTCGACGGATGCGGACTCGCCGGGAGCGGCTTATCGGCTCTGGACCACGGTGAAGGTCCCGCAGGGTTACGACCTGGATAAACACTGCGCGTTTCTGCTGAAAAAGACCGCTGCCGAGGCGTTCAAGGCGATGCCGGCGAAGAAGCTGTTCGCGCTTGGCGTGGGGCATGTCCGCAGGAAGGGCATGGAACCGGGCAGCCGCTCCGATGAGCCTGGTCGCGCGATGGACGCGATCCCGGTTGAACTCGATGCGTTGGAGTGGAAGACGCTGCCGGTGCTCAAGGACGAGTTCCAGCCCGAGGAGGTCCACGCGGACCCGTGGTCAGCCCGTGCGGCGAAGGCCGGGCTGTCGCTGGAAGAGTTTTTTGCCGGAGCGGATTCGCTGCAGGTCAAGGGCGTGATCGGTCGGTTCTCGACGTTTCTGGAGCACCATAAGAAGGTGGCGGGGCAGCAGCGTGTGGCGAGTTTTAATGCGCTGTTCCACTGGCGGGTGCCGGCAGGGCGCGAGGTCGAGACGGGCAAGGAGGTCGGGCGTCATCACATTATGACTCACGCTTACTGGCGCGAAGGCGGGCCGGAGTTCAATGGCGTCAACATCATGGGCGTGGCGCACGGGCAGGAAAAAGACAAGGTGCTGGCCCACAAGGCGGCGATTGATGAGCACCTGCTTCAGGCTGGGATCGAGGTGAGCTACACCAACGTCTTCTGGGGCGGACGCTCGGAGATCAAGCCTTCTGAGATCCTGCCGGACCGCTACCGGGCGTGGTGCAAGGGCTTGGGGATCGATCCGGGAACGATGCAGGCGTGA
- a CDS encoding prepilin-type N-terminal cleavage/methylation domain-containing protein, whose translation MLRATQSPRSARSVIRAFTLVELLLVITIIGVIMGMAAPMLRGSDASRIRDAARLLAADLDLARSESIAHFDDPRRLVIDDDNLGYHITFGDGSTPITDAITKTPYTVRFGTGRAAELASVSIASHNLGSPPQIEFGIYGQTNLPADATITLAAGDYRITLTIDAGSGDIYLGQVSKP comes from the coding sequence ATGCTCCGAGCAACCCAATCACCCCGCTCAGCACGATCCGTTATCCGGGCCTTCACCCTCGTCGAACTCCTCCTCGTCATCACCATCATCGGCGTCATCATGGGCATGGCCGCTCCCATGCTCCGCGGGTCCGACGCCTCACGCATCCGCGACGCCGCACGACTCCTCGCCGCCGACCTCGACCTTGCCCGCTCCGAATCCATCGCCCACTTCGACGACCCCCGCCGACTCGTCATCGACGATGACAACCTCGGATACCACATCACCTTCGGCGACGGCTCCACACCCATCACCGACGCCATCACCAAAACCCCCTACACCGTCCGCTTCGGCACCGGCCGCGCCGCCGAACTCGCCTCCGTCTCCATCGCCTCCCACAACCTCGGCTCACCCCCCCAAATCGAGTTCGGCATCTACGGCCAGACCAACCTCCCCGCCGACGCCACCATCACCCTCGCCGCCGGCGACTACCGCATCACCCTCACCATCGACGCCGGCTCAGGCGACATCTACCTTGGCCAGGTCTCTAAACCCTGA
- a CDS encoding HAD family hydrolase: MRPDGIIFDLDGTLVDSLAEIAWAANRARAAIDLEALPADAYRPWIGLGLRHLVASMLGDELDHRIDDLVVGIRTVYETHSGERAAAYPGIEPLIASLRELGVPLAVLTNKPHGPAQRLVAHRFDQGVFGSVIGQREGIEPKPDPAGAMEIVEELGGVPERWWFVGDMTIDIETARRAGMRSMGVTWGFAGGNDVAVELRAAGAEAIVDRPDEVLLTIGLA, encoded by the coding sequence ATGCGGCCCGATGGCATCATCTTCGATCTGGACGGGACTCTGGTGGACTCGCTAGCTGAGATCGCCTGGGCGGCGAATCGCGCCAGGGCCGCGATTGATCTTGAAGCATTGCCCGCTGATGCGTATCGGCCGTGGATTGGTCTGGGGCTGCGGCATCTGGTGGCGTCGATGCTCGGCGATGAACTGGACCACCGGATCGATGACCTCGTGGTTGGCATCCGGACCGTCTACGAGACGCACTCCGGCGAACGTGCCGCGGCTTATCCGGGGATTGAGCCCCTCATCGCTTCGCTCCGCGAGCTTGGTGTGCCTCTCGCGGTTCTGACGAACAAGCCCCACGGCCCGGCGCAGCGGCTGGTGGCTCACCGCTTTGATCAGGGTGTTTTTGGGTCTGTGATCGGGCAGCGGGAGGGCATTGAGCCTAAGCCCGATCCGGCGGGGGCGATGGAGATCGTCGAAGAGCTGGGCGGGGTTCCGGAGCGATGGTGGTTCGTGGGCGATATGACGATCGATATCGAGACGGCCCGGCGGGCAGGGATGCGAAGTATGGGTGTGACGTGGGGCTTTGCCGGCGGAAACGATGTCGCAGTGGAGCTGCGGGCGGCGGGAGCTGAAGCGATTGTTGATCGGCCTGACGAAGTCCTCTTGACTATTGGGCTGGCTTAG
- the truA gene encoding tRNA pseudouridine(38-40) synthase TruA yields the protein MPPDVEGDAGGSEDEVRPAFLRDVPVKRYRMTIAYDGADFCGWQKQEPPGQDPYRTVQGVVESTLTRVMRQRVNLVGASRTDSGVHAMGQTAHFDAASPIPYERMAHAINSRLPEDVEVRTVVCAPDGFDAIRDAVKKRYRYRLHTLGSRPLGTRKLVWHYREALDLDRMNRAAQKLVGTHDIEGLSAAGHGRESTLRTIFRCEVERAAGGEVHVVTEGDGFLYNTVRIIVGTLIEVGRGHTGPERVDEILAARDRRLAGPTAPATGLWLERVWYPGDLDDDGSVVQARV from the coding sequence ATGCCCCCGGACGTTGAGGGTGATGCGGGTGGATCGGAGGATGAAGTGCGCCCCGCGTTTCTGCGGGATGTGCCGGTGAAGCGGTATCGGATGACGATTGCTTACGATGGTGCCGATTTTTGTGGTTGGCAGAAGCAGGAGCCACCGGGGCAGGATCCCTATCGAACGGTTCAGGGAGTGGTGGAATCGACGCTGACGCGGGTGATGCGGCAGCGGGTGAATCTGGTGGGGGCGAGCCGGACGGACTCGGGGGTGCACGCGATGGGTCAGACGGCGCACTTTGATGCGGCGAGCCCGATTCCTTATGAGCGGATGGCGCACGCGATCAACTCGCGGCTGCCGGAGGATGTGGAAGTGCGCACGGTGGTTTGTGCGCCGGATGGTTTTGATGCGATTCGGGATGCGGTGAAGAAGCGGTATCGGTATCGGTTGCATACGCTGGGCTCGCGGCCTTTGGGGACGCGGAAGCTGGTGTGGCATTACCGGGAGGCGCTGGACCTGGACCGGATGAACCGTGCAGCGCAAAAGCTTGTCGGGACTCACGATATTGAAGGGTTGTCGGCGGCGGGTCACGGGCGGGAGTCGACGTTGCGGACGATTTTTCGGTGTGAGGTGGAGCGCGCGGCGGGGGGCGAGGTGCATGTTGTTACGGAGGGGGATGGGTTTTTGTACAACACGGTGCGGATCATCGTGGGGACGCTCATTGAGGTGGGGCGGGGGCACACGGGGCCGGAGCGGGTGGATGAGATTCTGGCAGCGCGGGATCGGCGGCTGGCGGGTCCGACGGCGCCGGCGACGGGGTTGTGGCTGGAGAGGGTCTGGTATCCGGGGGATCTTGATGACGACGGAAGCGTTGTTCAAGCAAGGGTTTAG
- a CDS encoding YkgJ family cysteine cluster protein, which yields MDPDRHDLWTHCFAAARNADVDGAIADLYANLDQAVADRSPRCDQSGRCCDFDGYKHRLYVTALETARFLLHVSPTTMSKPHDPRGGGLPILTASKPACVYQHDRLCTVHTIRPLGCRVFFCEPGTEVWQQDTYEHFMSRLRDLHDSHRIPYAYIEWRASLDEAAEVLGRVAPLGPKSDR from the coding sequence ATGGACCCCGACCGCCACGATCTCTGGACCCACTGCTTCGCCGCCGCCCGAAACGCTGATGTCGATGGCGCGATCGCCGACCTCTACGCCAACCTTGATCAGGCCGTCGCCGACCGTTCGCCGCGTTGCGACCAGTCCGGCCGCTGCTGCGATTTTGATGGCTACAAACACCGCCTCTACGTCACCGCTCTCGAAACCGCCCGCTTCCTGCTTCATGTCTCACCAACAACGATGAGCAAGCCCCACGACCCACGCGGGGGGGGGCTACCGATCCTGACGGCGAGCAAGCCCGCTTGTGTCTATCAGCACGACAGACTCTGCACCGTTCACACCATCCGACCACTTGGCTGCCGTGTCTTTTTCTGCGAACCCGGCACCGAGGTATGGCAGCAGGACACCTACGAGCATTTCATGTCTCGCCTCCGCGACCTTCACGACAGCCACCGCATCCCCTACGCCTACATCGAGTGGCGGGCCTCCCTCGACGAGGCCGCCGAGGTGCTAGGCCGAGTCGCCCCGCTGGGTCCGAAGTCCGATCGATAA
- a CDS encoding glycosyltransferase encodes MRVLHIITRLILGGAQQNTVLSCAGQVAAGHEVHLAYGPIEGPEGSLLEEARASGAVLHEVGSMVRSVHPVKDLRCYGALRRLVREVRPEVVHTHSSKAGIVGRAAAWAERKSGLPKVLHTVHGLPWHEGMNPLKRRVYVGLERWAARRCDHLIGITAAMVDAFAHEGVISASEVAQKCSVVASGVSFSSIKRPPHLVFGDRMCARCGFPAGSELVALVARLDPLKGHRDLLGALDRIVRARPEARVVFVGDGFDRAGVERAVAECGHADRVAMLGLVPLAEMGEVYAGVDVVVLPSYQEGQSRVLVEALAAGCAAVGYDVGGIPAVLAATGRVVPVGDVAALGDALVGALKETEQEKASRVARGRAHVEEHFGAEGMNRRLLELYEGLVG; translated from the coding sequence ATGCGGGTCCTGCATATTATCACGCGGCTGATCCTGGGCGGGGCGCAGCAGAACACGGTGCTGAGTTGTGCGGGTCAGGTGGCGGCGGGGCATGAGGTGCACCTGGCTTACGGGCCGATTGAGGGGCCGGAGGGGTCGCTGCTGGAGGAGGCGCGGGCGAGCGGGGCGGTGCTGCATGAGGTGGGGTCGATGGTTCGTAGCGTTCATCCGGTGAAGGATTTGCGGTGTTACGGGGCGCTGCGGCGGTTGGTGCGTGAGGTGCGGCCGGAGGTGGTGCATACGCATTCGAGCAAGGCGGGGATTGTGGGTCGCGCGGCGGCGTGGGCGGAGCGTAAGTCGGGGTTGCCTAAGGTCTTGCACACGGTGCACGGTCTGCCTTGGCATGAGGGGATGAACCCGTTGAAGCGGCGGGTGTATGTGGGGCTGGAGCGTTGGGCGGCGCGGCGGTGCGATCACCTCATCGGGATCACGGCGGCGATGGTCGATGCGTTTGCGCACGAGGGCGTCATTTCGGCTTCGGAAGTGGCTCAGAAGTGCTCGGTTGTGGCGTCCGGCGTGTCCTTCTCGTCAATCAAACGCCCCCCCCACCTCGTTTTCGGCGATCGAATGTGCGCACGGTGCGGGTTTCCGGCGGGCAGTGAGTTGGTTGCGCTGGTGGCGCGGCTGGACCCGTTGAAGGGTCATCGAGACCTCTTAGGGGCGTTGGACAGGATCGTGCGCGCGCGGCCGGAGGCGCGGGTGGTGTTTGTGGGTGATGGGTTTGATCGGGCGGGGGTGGAGCGGGCGGTGGCGGAGTGTGGTCATGCGGATCGGGTGGCGATGCTGGGACTGGTGCCGTTGGCGGAGATGGGTGAGGTGTACGCGGGGGTGGATGTGGTGGTGCTGCCTTCGTATCAGGAGGGGCAGAGCCGGGTGCTGGTTGAGGCGCTGGCGGCGGGGTGTGCAGCGGTGGGGTATGACGTGGGGGGGATCCCGGCGGTGCTGGCGGCGACGGGTCGGGTGGTGCCGGTGGGGGATGTGGCGGCGCTGGGAGACGCGTTGGTGGGGGCGCTCAAGGAGACGGAGCAAGAAAAGGCCAGCAGGGTGGCGCGGGGGCGGGCGCATGTGGAGGAGCATTTTGGGGCGGAGGGGATGAATCGGAGGTTGCTTGAGTTGTATGAGGGGTTGGTCGGTTAG
- a CDS encoding PIG-L family deacetylase produces the protein MRGTLREAVVVAKIMVFGPHPDDQELGMGGTIARLAKQGHEVCIVDMTNGEPTPMGSVEQREKEWTRATAILDGGTGRVSRRMVGLKNREVEHTLGARHAVAGVIREFGAEMLFVPHEVDAHPDHRATTRIIEDARFDAKLTKIDLPGTPVYPKWLFHYDCTHLRRITTPDFLMDVSEEMEVKIAAIEAYETQFVLPEKNRKVVAWLRQMNGYLGSRIGVDYAEGFYAKEPLGLSGLEGVV, from the coding sequence GTGCGTGGCACCCTAAGAGAGGCGGTTGTTGTGGCGAAGATCATGGTGTTTGGTCCGCATCCGGATGATCAGGAGTTGGGGATGGGGGGGACGATTGCGCGGTTGGCGAAGCAGGGGCATGAGGTTTGTATCGTCGATATGACGAATGGTGAGCCGACGCCTATGGGGTCGGTGGAGCAGCGGGAGAAGGAGTGGACGCGGGCGACGGCGATTCTGGATGGTGGGACGGGGCGGGTTTCGCGACGGATGGTGGGGCTGAAGAATCGAGAGGTGGAGCACACGCTGGGGGCGCGGCACGCGGTGGCGGGGGTGATCCGGGAGTTTGGGGCGGAGATGTTGTTTGTACCTCACGAGGTGGATGCGCATCCGGATCATCGGGCGACGACGCGGATTATTGAGGATGCGCGGTTTGATGCGAAGCTGACGAAGATTGATCTGCCGGGGACGCCGGTGTATCCGAAGTGGCTGTTTCACTATGACTGCACGCATCTGAGGCGGATCACGACGCCTGACTTTCTGATGGACGTGTCGGAGGAGATGGAGGTGAAGATCGCGGCGATCGAGGCGTACGAGACGCAGTTCGTGCTGCCTGAGAAGAACCGTAAGGTGGTGGCGTGGCTGCGGCAGATGAACGGGTACCTGGGGAGCCGGATCGGGGTCGATTATGCGGAGGGGTTTTATGCGAAGGAGCCGTTGGGGTTGAGTGGGTTGGAGGGGGTGGTGTGA
- a CDS encoding YkgJ family cysteine cluster protein encodes MTTTPETTNKTDWYEPGLRFECTQCGNCCTGPTGFVWFTPEEGQAIAKDLGISEKTFLRDYAIKKFGRWSLKEKKRGKLYDCIFLTWNDDHTKAGCSIYKTRPTQCRTWPFWPSNLRSPEDWEQSAGHCPGMKQGMAGKGTFVPADEIRIRRDLSDRRL; translated from the coding sequence ATGACCACCACGCCCGAAACGACCAACAAAACAGACTGGTACGAGCCCGGCCTCCGCTTCGAGTGCACCCAGTGCGGCAACTGCTGCACCGGCCCCACCGGCTTCGTCTGGTTCACCCCCGAAGAAGGCCAGGCCATTGCCAAGGACCTGGGCATTTCCGAAAAAACCTTCCTCCGCGACTACGCCATCAAGAAGTTCGGCCGCTGGTCCCTGAAAGAGAAAAAACGCGGCAAGCTCTACGATTGCATCTTCCTGACCTGGAACGATGACCACACCAAAGCAGGGTGCTCCATCTACAAAACCCGGCCGACTCAGTGCCGCACCTGGCCCTTCTGGCCGAGCAACCTGCGCTCGCCGGAAGACTGGGAGCAATCCGCCGGTCATTGCCCAGGCATGAAGCAGGGCATGGCGGGCAAAGGCACCTTCGTCCCCGCCGACGAGATCCGTATCCGCCGCGACCTCAGCGACCGCCGGCTTTAG
- a CDS encoding histone deacetylase, producing the protein MATGLIYSDRFLDHRTAPGHPERAERLQAIVERLKATHQWDEVEHLAFDKADRRWIDAIHAPRYVDRVFEAYRTGKTGLDEHDGGLCADSAEVAQLAVGGILAAIDAVMSATVHNALCLVRPPGHHAEYDRSMGFCLFGNVAIAANYLIEHHRLTRVVVIDWDVHHGNGTQHLTEHRSDIFCINLHQHPMTLYPGTGYAHEKGTGDGEGFTLNLPLDPHADDARYRQVWTDHLEPVVRDYQPQFILISAGFDAAEGDPLAHMNVTTEGFRWMTRQAKQLAEQLCDGRLVSVLEGGYDLRSLAENVSVHLTALTREEHQDGLMAMKAGF; encoded by the coding sequence ATGGCCACCGGGCTCATCTATTCTGACCGCTTCCTCGATCACCGCACCGCCCCCGGTCACCCCGAGCGGGCCGAGCGTCTGCAAGCCATCGTCGAGCGTCTCAAAGCCACCCACCAGTGGGATGAAGTCGAGCACCTGGCCTTCGACAAGGCCGACCGCCGGTGGATCGACGCCATTCATGCCCCCCGCTACGTCGATCGCGTGTTTGAGGCCTACCGCACCGGAAAGACCGGACTCGACGAGCACGATGGCGGGCTCTGCGCCGACTCCGCCGAGGTCGCCCAACTCGCCGTTGGAGGAATCCTCGCCGCCATCGACGCCGTCATGTCCGCCACCGTCCACAACGCCCTCTGCCTCGTCCGCCCACCCGGTCACCACGCTGAATACGACCGCTCGATGGGCTTCTGCCTCTTCGGTAACGTCGCCATCGCCGCCAACTACCTCATCGAACACCACCGGCTCACCCGCGTTGTCGTCATCGACTGGGACGTCCACCACGGCAACGGCACCCAGCACCTCACCGAACACCGCAGCGACATCTTCTGCATCAACCTTCATCAACACCCCATGACCCTCTACCCCGGCACCGGCTACGCCCACGAGAAGGGCACAGGCGACGGCGAAGGCTTCACCCTCAACCTCCCTCTCGACCCCCACGCCGACGATGCCCGCTACCGGCAGGTCTGGACCGATCACCTCGAACCCGTTGTCCGCGATTACCAGCCCCAGTTCATCCTCATCTCCGCTGGCTTCGACGCCGCTGAAGGCGACCCGCTCGCCCACATGAACGTCACCACCGAGGGCTTCCGCTGGATGACCCGCCAGGCCAAGCAGCTCGCCGAGCAACTCTGCGACGGCCGACTGGTCTCCGTTCTCGAAGGCGGGTACGACTTGCGATCCCTCGCCGAGAACGTCTCGGTCCACCTCACCGCCCTCACCCGCGAAGAACATCAGGACGGCCTCATGGCCATGAAAGCAGGCTTCTAG
- a CDS encoding flavin reductase family protein — MLASKAEARMSYQTRESIGAALGRIPLGLFVLTASHEDHRLGMLASWVQQVCFEPPMVCVAVAKGRSILPLLSESRHFALCQIAADDRIIQRKFAKEFEPGEDPFLGFELIHGSIRDLPILSGCSAFMECELSCHLDVEGDHDLFIGKVKAGHATDKDPHVHFRDNGFDYA; from the coding sequence ATGCTCGCATCGAAAGCCGAGGCACGCATGTCGTATCAAACTCGCGAAAGCATCGGTGCCGCCCTGGGCCGAATCCCTTTGGGGCTCTTCGTTCTCACCGCCAGCCATGAAGACCACCGACTCGGCATGCTCGCAAGTTGGGTCCAGCAGGTCTGCTTCGAGCCCCCGATGGTTTGTGTCGCCGTTGCCAAGGGACGCTCGATCCTCCCCTTGCTTAGCGAATCGCGCCACTTTGCCCTCTGCCAGATCGCCGCCGACGACCGCATCATCCAGCGGAAGTTCGCCAAGGAGTTCGAGCCCGGCGAAGACCCGTTTCTCGGTTTCGAGTTGATCCACGGCAGCATCCGCGATCTCCCCATCCTCTCTGGGTGCAGCGCGTTTATGGAGTGCGAGCTCTCCTGCCATCTCGATGTCGAAGGCGATCACGACTTGTTTATTGGCAAGGTGAAGGCTGGCCACGCCACAGATAAGGACCCTCACGTCCACTTCCGCGATAACGGTTTCGACTACGCCTGA